The Lineus longissimus chromosome 10, tnLinLong1.2, whole genome shotgun sequence genome segment GCCATCGATCTCAGCGATTCTAGTTCTGCACAATCTTCTTCCAATGGCATTTCCTCAAACTTCCCCAGGTCCTCAACGTGTCCACTAGAGGCTTCAATGCAGAGGCGttggacttcttcttcttctggtgTTATTTCGACCACAGTCGACAAGGCTTTAAAAGAGAATAAAATAATAGTAAATTCAATTACCAAAATCGAAGGTACATTTTTAACATTGTGTATACTGGTATTGATGTTAAACAAGGATTTATGTTTTATAAATATGTAAAAAATGACTTGGAATATTTTCACGGCAAATAtagattttagaaaatttactaCTTTTTCTCATAAAGATGAAGTTGATTTCATCTtgtcatgaaatattgcaactATATCATGAACTGAAATGATTGTCATATTTGAGCAACTTCATGGTATTATTACTGCATCTGCACCCTATACTGCTGAGTTGAAGGAGCAATAACTGGAATCATAGATATTTGGGCTATACACTACAATGAGtattttcagtcatttttaATTAAAAAATTAGCTatcagaaaaatgaaaatacgaAACAATAAATTGCCTTCTTTcagatttaatttttttggtaCTTATTTAATTCTAAAtctcaacaagaggcccaagggcctggcgctcagctgagttaatatcattaatatcttcccggtgtttagttcattatgcatgaaaatggcatgctccatggtatttgatatccttttgcgttcactacggtaccaatatttttggttgacataattatgccactgttggaacattctcatggtttatggtatgcacctgttgatgggccatatgaataaaaacaagcataagcttttactccagattttgaagtatttagtatgcttcaaaaattggaatagtttagttcttgtgaaagcaaaggatttttagaaatcagtagttgctaccaaaacaagtaaatgctagactacatatgaacgaaaatgtaggatgaaccttttacttggtagtataaatgtattttcttggaaccatgtagcctttaaaagtcgaagtgaatggttggttgttcctctttgccggactgcattcacattttgtttggtggacatgtcatgcaagaattggtcaaaccatacatccatttatggagaatcagagtgcatggattccgagtcattaaaaatgtctaaagaattattcttgggtcataaagggaaacctgcgttgtttagtatgaaagtgaaaaatatgacagagttaagaaaattatgttttattgaacaatagtaagttttgattgtctgcttggctccttgccagttaaatgacatgtgactatacacaaaatagaaaactttggtggaaattgtaaatcatttttttttatctatcaggggaaacaagctgatgatgatcaagtaaatcattcatgagaaatcgttttgttgctgaagcttgcatgacgaagttaatgctaaaccttttcttgtgctctactgcgccaccgtagttttctatttagaccagcgatgacgtcatttctggtgattccctatgctatttggtattgtacagtatgcaatgtattttttcagcgctgtcagttgccgaagagagtgccgtagctccctcaatttcaaataaatttttatgggagtgacattattgtattgcttagaatgtctactttttactcatgaaagaatcgtagaactaaaacttaataggcgaacagaatcatgccgattcactgcacatactgtgggaattctccacttcaaaatacatcggcgatgtcatcgcgaataacagagcatgcacttccgatatcgttttcacagaaatgtggccaaattttcaagaactaatttctgaaagtagtccctaaagaccttacgactaccactgaaacgaactgatgataatatcgcctaccagactaccatcgtcatcgagctgagtgtcattgagctccaagattattgcacatggatcgagtaaacaacatgccgccattttgtctccgcttcggtatttcgtaggccgctaaaatgcaccttctcaattaaaaccaacataataaggcctcacatcgttgattgaataggaacaccacacaaaacacaataaagtgggggtacaatcgattacgaagctgaagtgaacagtgatttattcctggagctactgctgcttttttgtgtagctgccatgttttgagaactggcaaataggagacttcattgatggctgacgtcatcgggcgggaatttgaatcagcagaaataattaaaaggcaggtagcgccctctcctgttaaaattttgaactttttctcaataaaatagtttttcaagaattttatcttaatattaaagcatatttcgactaattctgctgctcctaggccgatataggccagtttccttcatgcgctctcgctcgcaggaagtaggtcgaatggcgacaaattttgttttgaaagtagagtttgaccagaagtatccagaaatgcaaaattgaagtctctaggtcttacggttacaaaatgtgcaccatgggtttaacggacggacggacggacggacggactgacagacggacgccaccgagcagcttgtttgacaagctcagctgactttgtcagctgagctaaaaacgttgACAACAAACTATGTTAATGTAACACAATCACCTGTGACCATTGGCTTTGCAGCTGTGTGCATCTTCAGTGTGCATGGCCATACATTTCGTGAAACCAGCCGGACATGCATTGAAAGTAATCTCGAGTCATAACATGTTTTGGAGGCATAATTGGACATGGCATGACTATTAGGTGAGCTGTTGTAAAATATTATATTCTGGTGAACACTTTAGGGTGTATTATATGAATAGTCAGTCTTCCTTTCAATGGAGACGGACACAGATAACCCATACACTGTGATCAGATTGTCAGAAGAAGCAgcatggccgccattattgattttttttaggCTAGGCACTGGCATAGTGCCAACTCATGAACTGTAAGCAGACGTGTTTTTTTTAGTTTATGAGTTATTTTTACCCTTAGAATAATAAAGATGTATGCTCAAGAACAAACTGTCATGACTTAGGCAATAAAGATCTGACATTTAAAGGCAAATTTAATGAAGGAGTATTTGACATAAAAAATATATTAGAAGTTTTTGATTGGTTGCTCATTGGCATTGCTGGCTGTCATTTCACTTTTGCCCTATAATGTGgcaaattttggctttgaaatatGCACAAAAGGGATGATTctaacatacatgacatacctTGGTCAAAAAATGCTGGCTCTGGTCCAACTGTCAAAGGAAAAAATGTTTCACTGGCAACATTGGCAATGGCATGATGACTTATGGCAGTAGCAGCAGGGGGTGGAGAAGTAAACGCACAAGCTGCAGACTCCGAGCCTCCTTTAATTCCTTCCCAGCTTGGGTCAGCCTTGAATATATCGGCTATCGTCTCTGACACCATATCTAGTGCGACAGCTGGGCCACCTCCcgtcttcttctcttctttcttGGACTTGGCCTGTTGGGATTTGGCCTTGGCCTTCAACTGGCGCCACTTCTCTTTCACCTCATCCGAGGTTCTCTTGCAAATGCCAACAGCATTGACACTGGTGGCTATATTTGTCCACAACTCATTTTTCCTATCATTCTCCGTCATGTTGCGGAACTTAGATGTCATTATCGACGCATTCTGCCTCACCATTTGAGTCAGAATTGCTACTTCCCTGGCTGTAAAATTGGGCTCCTTGGATTTCTTTGTCATCATCTTGAATTTTTTCACAGGAAGTAGATCAATTCCAAAAAATTTGCAATGAATTATgggaattttttttctgaacagaAGATAACATGTTGTTAACTAGCTGTTACCAAAAATGCTTAAAATTTTGCTTCTAACAACAACATATTAACGGTTTGTTTGGTAACGGCATGTTACTGGATTTAACATGCCGTTACTGGTAACGGCATgttaaaataaactttttttctaacaaccgggcccagatgTACTCATTTGGATCTCCTTGCTCCAAAGCGGGTAAATCAAAAGCAAAACAACACTTAGACTTTCTATCCTTGCTCGGGAGGGCCTCCAGTCGATCAACACGCGCAAAACTTCTCGATTTAGCAGCAAAGGTCAAGTTGACGCGATTTTAGAGTGTATAGAGAACGTCCACCATTGCACTGTGCCAGTTCCGGAGAATAAAGCACAAAAACTACGAAAGCACAGCCCATTGGTATGTCGGCTTAAGACTCCCCGAACTAGCCTACGAATTAAAAAAGCTCTGTTGGCGCAATCGGGTGGATTTTTTGGCTCTCTCATACCACTGGCCGTCTCGGCAATAGGGAGTCTTATATCCGGAATAACCGGGAAGAGAGGCTAAAAACAGCGGCTT includes the following:
- the LOC135495004 gene encoding nuclear apoptosis-inducing factor 1-like, encoding MMTKKSKEPNFTAREVAILTQMVRQNASIMTSKFRNMTENDRKNELWTNIATSVNAVGICKRTSDEVKEKWRQLKAKAKSQQAKSKKEEKKTGGGPAVALDMVSETIADIFKADPSWEGIKGGSESAACAFTSPPPAATAISHHAIANVASETFFPLTVGPEPAFFDQALSTVVEITPEEEEVQRLCIEASSGHVEDLGKFEEMPLEEDCAELESLRSMAGRIERMGRGRKRGKSAVKATEEKTCGHCARQHDMIESEIRNNELRRCVLELKIEKLRLEVAKLKRES